Within Acidobacteriota bacterium, the genomic segment TCCGTCAGTCGCACGGCGTGGCCCCGCCCCGCCGTTTCGCTCTTCGACATCTTCACCGTCGGATCGTCCAGGGCCATGACGCGCGCTCCGGCGGTCGGAATCACGGCCTCGGGCAAGACGAACGTCTCACCGAAGAGATGGTTGAAACGGCCCGCGATGTTCCGTGCGAGTTCGACGTGCTGCTTCTGGTCCTCCCCGACCGGCACCTCGTCCGCGTCGTAGAGCAGGATGTCCGCCGCCTGCAGCACGGGATAGGTGAACAGCCCGACGCCGATCCGTTCGCGGCCGCCCTGCCGCTCCGACTTCGCCTTGTACTGCGTCATCCGCTCGAGCCAGCCGATCGGCGTCGTACAACCGAGGATCCAGGCCGCCTCGGCGTGAGCGCGCACGTGGCTCTGCACGAACAGGGTCGTACGTTCCGGGTCGATGCCGCAGGCGAACAGCATCGCCGTCAGCTCGCGTGTGCCGGCGCGCAGGGTCTCCGGGTCCTGGCGCACAGTGATCGCATGCAGGTCGACGACGCAGATGAAGTTCTCCCGGTCGTCCTGGCGCGCGGCCCAGTGCTTGACGGCGCCCAGGTAGTTACCGAGGTGCAGCGCTCCGGAGGGCTGGATGCCGGAGAACATCCGGCGGCGGGCGTTGCTCATGCCGCGGCGGTCGAATCCTTGCTTTCGAGCCAGAGCAGGAGGCGGTAGAGCAGATGTTCGATTCTCTTCA encodes:
- the trpS gene encoding tryptophan--tRNA ligase, which gives rise to MSNARRRMFSGIQPSGALHLGNYLGAVKHWAARQDDRENFICVVDLHAITVRQDPETLRAGTRELTAMLFACGIDPERTTLFVQSHVRAHAEAAWILGCTTPIGWLERMTQYKAKSERQGGRERIGVGLFTYPVLQAADILLYDADEVPVGEDQKQHVELARNIAGRFNHLFGETFVLPEAVIPTAGARVMALDDPTVKMSKSETAGRGHAVRLTDSDDEIRRSLRRAVTDSGREIAFSDDPSRAGVNNLLVIYQAITGRGREEVLDDFAAARGYGDLKGTVAETLVEIVTPIRQRYEELMSAPDELDRLLAIGAERARAVAEPKAAEIRRLVGFA